A genomic region of Candidatus Micrarchaeia archaeon contains the following coding sequences:
- a CDS encoding replicative DNA helicase — MSERVPPHSQDAEQALLGAMLLDGDRLTLAKVFAIITLSGMFYSAAHRRIFEVIQTLYDSKEPVELVSVCEELERRDILPDCGGRTYIAGLVTGMATSANVEYHAEMILEKYRLRRIIEIASDIVNQGYRQEKTPTELADEASALLTASSFTKERQPVRLISSYLPDLITRIDEVQSKTRKPGIMAGFAKLDEMTVGFQPGELTIIAGRPKNGKTALLNCIATNIAKRREHKILMFSAEMAGGQFALRSMCAEAGLNSVDLRHGRVADKDWEAIARTSAEMDGWAYYIDDRDSIDINALCAEASRARSQGLCDIVFIDYLQLLTSTQKYFSERLMVGAITLSLVRLAKELKIPVVAASQLSRETEKRREPRPKLSDLAESGHIERHADNVFGIFRPELYANKKDKDIGRFTGAAELIVLAQRNGPVGTVDLYFEDKYTRFQELQTTLTEAF, encoded by the coding sequence TTCTGGGTGCCATGCTCCTCGATGGCGACCGCCTGACTCTGGCAAAGGTGTTCGCTATTATCACCTTGAGCGGGATGTTCTATTCGGCGGCCCATCGCCGGATATTCGAGGTCATCCAGACCCTCTACGATTCAAAGGAGCCGGTGGAACTGGTATCCGTCTGCGAAGAACTGGAACGGCGGGACATCTTGCCGGACTGCGGGGGACGGACCTATATTGCTGGTCTTGTTACCGGGATGGCGACATCTGCCAACGTGGAATACCATGCCGAAATGATTCTGGAAAAGTACCGCCTTCGCAGAATCATAGAGATTGCCAGCGACATAGTTAATCAGGGGTATCGGCAGGAAAAGACACCGACGGAACTGGCGGACGAGGCTTCCGCTTTGTTGACGGCCTCCTCATTCACCAAGGAGCGGCAGCCCGTCCGCCTTATTTCCAGTTATCTACCCGATCTGATTACCCGGATAGACGAGGTTCAGTCCAAGACCCGGAAACCGGGGATAATGGCCGGATTCGCCAAACTCGATGAAATGACAGTCGGGTTTCAACCTGGGGAACTGACCATCATCGCCGGCCGACCGAAGAACGGCAAAACGGCCCTGTTGAACTGCATCGCCACGAATATCGCCAAACGGCGGGAACATAAAATCCTGATGTTCAGCGCGGAAATGGCAGGGGGACAGTTTGCCCTTCGGTCCATGTGTGCCGAGGCCGGGTTGAACTCTGTCGATCTACGGCATGGACGTGTGGCCGACAAGGACTGGGAGGCAATCGCCCGGACATCCGCCGAAATGGACGGGTGGGCCTACTACATCGACGACCGGGATTCCATCGACATTAACGCCCTTTGCGCAGAGGCTTCCCGCGCCCGGTCTCAGGGTCTCTGCGACATCGTGTTCATCGACTATTTGCAGTTGTTGACCTCAACCCAGAAGTATTTCTCCGAACGGCTGATGGTGGGTGCTATCACGTTGTCCCTTGTGCGGCTGGCAAAGGAATTGAAAATCCCGGTGGTCGCGGCCTCGCAGTTGAGTCGAGAGACGGAAAAGAGGAGAGAACCACGGCCCAAATTGTCCGACTTGGCAGAGAGCGGACATATTGAACGCCATGCCGACAACGTGTTTGGGATATTCAGGCCGGAACTGTATGCGAATAAGAAGGATAAGGACATCGGGCGATTCACCGGGGCGGCGGAATTGATTGTCTTGGCGCAGCGCAACGGTCCGGTGGGAACGGTAGACCTGTACTTCGAGGACAAATACACGCGCTTCCAAGAGTTACAGACGACATTAACCGAAGCATTTTAG